GTGGTTGCACCCGAGTAGCCTGCGCCGTTGGTTACATCCACCCACATGCCTGCGGCATTGAGCATTTTCCACTGGTAGCTGAAGCCTACGGTGTTGCTTATCACTACCGAAAATTGTGCCTGTCCATCCTGGCATACTGCAGCATCCTGTGGCTGTGTGGTTATGGTGGTAGGCGCAGCTACGGTAGTAGTGTGGCTGCCAAGATCGGAACAGCTTTGCCCGTTTTGGGGCGAAGTATTCCAGTCGCCTGCTATATAAGAGGCAGAAGGTGCGGTAGCATTGGGCTTCCTGATTACCGAGTACCATGCGTATGTCGGAGCTCTTGAAATATCAATCACAGCACCATTCTTACGCAATTTGAATTCGTCATTACCATTAATGCCGCCCCCAAGGTTTCCACTCACGGTAACATTGCAGCCCTGTTCTCCCGTGCCCCAGCTCGAGACCAGATAGGTGGAATGCGCTGCAACAGAGCCGGTAAGTATAAGGGTATACCCCGGAGTTGGCGCAGCATCGCCTATGTCGCCATAACGCTCCAGTACATACTGGCCGTTAAAAACAATAGTACTATTGGTAGGATTGTATAATTCTATTACGCCATAGCTTCCCGGATTATGGTCGTAGAGCTCCGATATGTAGATTTCGGTAGGAGCAACAACATTACAGTCCGAAGCTAATACCGTGAAAGAACTGCCCGATGCCCCGGAGCATGCGCTTGAAGCAAGGGTTATCGTTCCGTTGGTAGCTGTTGCCGGTATGGTAACCTGTGCTTCTGTATTGGTGATAATAGTAAAGTCAGTTACCGTTACACCATTAATTTGTGCCGATGTAATACCCGGTCCCGACTGGAAATTGTTTCCGGTAATAGTTACTACCGTATTGACAGGGCCGGATGCCGGTGTAAAGGAGGTGATTGTAGGGCATTGGGCATAAGAAGCGCCCATTCCCAAAATACAGATCAGGATAGCCAGTACCCCGAAATGGTATAGCTTGTTTTCTTTTCGCATTGTTATTGTTTTGGTTATATGCAAAATGCTGCGCAAGCTACTTTATATTGTAAAATCCGGAATTATGGGAGTTTTATGAAATGGTTATTTGTTGCTATTGCACAAGATCGCATTTTGGCTTTCAAAGCACTGTTAAACACCTTATTGGTAACGATTTGTTAACGATTATATCATCATGTTTGAACCGCTCTATCGTTTGCTCCCTTCTATTTTTGCTAACAATAACTTAATGGCTAACTAAACTTATCCTCATACTGGAAAACGGGGGCTATAAGATTTTGCGCGGCCTTAAAATACTGCCGATGAAAATACTCTACGCGATCCAGGGAACAGGCAATGGCCACCTGAGCCGGTCTATGGATGTTGTGCCCTGCCTTTTAAAGCATGGTGAAGTCGATGTCCTTGTCAGTGGCATACAGGGCGACCTTACACTTCCGTTTCCCATAAAATACAAATTGCGGGGCCTTAGCTTTATTTTCGGGAAGAGCGGCGGGGTGAGCTTATGGAAAACGGCTGCAAAGACCAATTTCAGGAAGCTGCGCAAAGAGATCAACACCCTGCCAGTGGAAAAATACGACCTTGTCATCAACGATTTCGAGCCCGTTTCGGCATGGGCCTGCTACTTTAAGAACAAGCCCTGCATTTCGTTAAGCCATCAATCTGCCGTATTGGCGCCGGACTCGCCAAAGCCGGAACATGAAGACATGATGGGCAAGCTGATACTCAATAACTACGCGCCCAATACCGCCGCCTATGGGTTTCATTTCGCATCCAACGGTCATACAATATTCACACCTGTAATACGCAAACAGGTACGGGAGCAGAAAATTACAGACAAAGGGCACTATACGGTTTACCTTCCGTCTTATGATGACCGCAGGCTCATCAAAAGGCTGTCGGTTTACAAAGCCGTAAAGTGGGACGTATTCTCAAAACACAACAAGAAACAGTTTACCATAGGCAACATTACGGTACAGCCTATTAATAACGAAAAATTTACCCAAAGCATGGCATCTTCGTCCGGTGTGCTGTGCGGTGCAGGCTTTGAGACCCCGGCCGAAGCGCTTTTTCTTGGCAAAAAACTATTGGTTATACCCATGAAAAACCAGTACGAGCAGCACCTCAATGCTGCCGCGCTAAAGGTTATGGGCGTGCCTGTGGTGAAAAGCCTGAAGCCAAAATATTTGGAAACCATTTTTGATTGGCTGGAAAACGGGCAGGTAATTCCCGTTGACTATCCCGATATCACGCAGCAGATTGTAGACATGATCCTGCAAAAACACACATCTTCCGGCATTACTAATAAAAGCCCTGAAATTACAAATGGAGCTTAACGATACAGATTTACTTAGCAGGGACCAGTTTGGCGAATCGTTTAAGTGGGGCGTTTCTACAGCGGCCTACCAGATCGAGGGCGGGCACGATACCGATGAGAAAGGCCTTTCTATATGGGATATTTTTACGGCAAAGAGCGGCAGCATCGCCAACGGGCATAATGCCAACATAGCCTGCGATTTTTATAACCGCTATCCCGAAGATATTGCCCTTGTAAAAGAGCTGAACATCCCCAACCTCAGGTTCTCTCTTTCATGGCCCCGGATCATGCCCGAAGGTACCGGAAAGGTAAACCAAAAGGGAATCGATTTTTACAACAGGGTGATCGACAGCTGCCTTGAAAACGGCATAGAGCCCTGGATTACATTATACCACTGGGATCTTCCGCACGAACTTGAGATGAAAGGCGGCTGGGTAAACCGCGATATCATTTCGTGGTTTGCTGAGTATGTTGAGGTCTGTGCGAAAAATTTTGGCGACAGGGTAAAGCACTGGATGGTTATGAACGAACCGATGGTGTTTACCGGAGCGGGTTACTTCATGGGGCTGCATGCTCCGGGCAAAAAAGGGCTGCCCAATTTCCTTCCGGCTGCCCACCACGCCATATTGAGCATGGCAGAGGGCGGAAGGGTACTACGAAACCTCTTGCCGGATGCCGAAATAGGTACCACTTTCTCCTGTTCTTATATTGAGCCCTACACCGCCGGCCCGAAAGATTTTGCCGCAGCAAAAAGGGCCGATGCCTTACTCAACCGTTTGTTTATTGAGCCTGTACTTGGACTGGGCTATCCGCGCGAAGATTTGCCGGTGCTGAAAAAGCTGCACAAATACATACAGCCGGGCGATGAGGAAAAAATGAAGTTCGATTTTGATTTTATCGGTGTGCAGAATTATACCCGTGAAGTTGTAAAGCACTCCATATTTGTCCCTTACCTTAATGCAGTACTTGTAAAAGCGCAAAACCGCAAAGTGCCCCTGACCGCAATGGGGTGGGAGATATATCCCCCATCCATATATCACATGCTGAAAAAATATGGCGCTTATGAAGGAGTGAAAAAGATTTATATTACCGAAAACGGGGCAGCCTTCACCGACCAGCCGGTTAATGGCGAGGTAAAGGATGACCAGCGAATACAATATATAAACGATCACCTCAAACAGGTTCTCAATGCAAAGAATGAAGGCGTAAACGTCCGGGGTTATTTTGTATGGACACTCCTTGACAACTTTGAATGGGCCGAAGGCTACCACCCGCGTTTCGGCCTCGTACATGTGGATTTTGACACACAGCAGCGCATCATCAAAGCATCCGGGCATTGGTATAAGTCTTTTTTGCAGGGCCAATAACAAAAATTTTACGGGTATTAGAATCTACCCGTGCGGTCATTGCGAGCGGAATAATGGAGCGCGGCAATCTTTCCTTAAGCCTGAATTGATAATTGACCTGGAAAGATAGCTCCTTCGTTCGGTTGTATGGAGGAACAATTTCACACCCTGTCGGCACGTCTCGCTCCCCTCTCATTGGGAGAGGGGTTGGGGGAGAGGACTAACCGGCATGAGTGGAGTTCCCCCTTCGGGGGTTAGGGGGCTGGCCCTACTCCGTATCCAGTTTAAACTGTATCAGCAGTGACTTGATGTCGAGCATATCGTTCAGGTCTTCGGTATCAAAGGCATCTTCAAAATCATCCGGTTCGTCCGGCTGCTCCTTATAGTCGGTCCTGTAGTTAAAAATACTCCATTGGCCCATATTATATTCCAGCGCTGTAAGGCTCTCTACCCAGTCGCCCGAATTAAGGTACAGCACTTTGCCCTTACTGTTGCTTATTTCACGCATTTCCGGCTGGTGGATGTGTCCGCAAACTACATAGGCATATCCTTTATCAATGGCGAGCCCTGCAGCCGTAGTTTCGAAGTCGTTGATAAATTTTACCGCATCCTTGAACCGCTTTTTTATGCGTTGCGAAAAGCTCATCTTCTCGCGCCCCATTTTGGTAAGGCACCAGTTCACAAAACTGTTGATGAGTATCAGGGTGTCATAGCCCACAGCGCCCATCTTGGCAAGCCATTTCGAATTCTGCATCGTGACATCAAAAACATCTCCGTGGAAAAACCATGCCTTCTCGCCGTTGATCTTCAGCACGAGCTTGTTCAGCAGCCGGAAGCTCCCGAGGTTGATGTCGGCAAACTTACGGAGCATTTCGTCATGGTTGCCGGTGAGGTAATATACGGGCACGCCATCGGAAACGAACTTCATGATGCGGCGCAGGACCTTCATGTGCGACTCCGGCCAGTAGGATTTGCTGAATTGCCAGATGTCGATGATATCACCGTTCAGGATGATCTGTTTGGGGTTGATGCTTTTCAGGTAGCGCAGCAGTTCTTTGGAGTGGCAGCCGTAGGTGCCGAGGTGCACATCTGATATTACAACTAAGTCAACTTCACGCTTTCTCATGGCCGATCAAATTTAGTTGCAAGCAAAGCAAGGATTTACATTTAAACTGGGTGTTAAGCGAGTTTTATTATTACGGTCTGCATCATAAGAGCCGCTATACCTGAAGCAATTTACCGGAAGAATAGTCATTTTAACATCAATTATTCATGATGCTTCAAAAAAATACTATATTTAGCAAGGTTTAGACAAGCCATCCAACCAACTATATGAAACACTTATACTATTTAATTTTTGCATTAGTATTCACTATTGCCGCTCATTCACAGGCTAAAAAAGCGGCCTTCGAATACATTACCATGGAAGACGGCCTGCCCGAGAACCGGATAACCGCGCTGCTGCAGGACAAGAAAGGCTATATCTGGATGGGTACACAGAACGGACTGGTGCGCCACGACGGCTATACCACTAAAGTGTATGAATTCAGGACTTCGTCCAAAATAGATTTTTACTACATCAATTGCGTATTCGAGGACAGCAAAGGCATCATTTGGGTAGGGACGGAATATGTGGGGCTGTTTCGTTATGATGTTGCCCATGACAAATTTGTCCTGGCCGATATGGGAAAGGGTGTCGACCTGAAAAAGAAGTCGATAAAGTCGATCACCGAGGACAGCCAGGGTACCATATGGCTCATTACAAAAAACGAAAACAATGAGAGTAGCCCCGGTTCCGAACATAATAACGACCTGTATAAATACGATCCCGCTGCAAAAAATACTATCCCGTTCGGGGCTGTCTATAAAGGGAAGAACAATATAGATGCCCAGACATTCAATGTAATGACTGAGGACAGCAGGGGAAAATTGTGGCTGGGTACCGATAACGGGTTGTACAGCTATGATAAGAAGCAGCAAAAATTCGTCCGGGAAATAAAAAAAGGAACATCCA
Above is a genomic segment from Flavobacterium album containing:
- a CDS encoding UDP-2,3-diacylglucosamine diphosphatase, which encodes MRKREVDLVVISDVHLGTYGCHSKELLRYLKSINPKQIILNGDIIDIWQFSKSYWPESHMKVLRRIMKFVSDGVPVYYLTGNHDEMLRKFADINLGSFRLLNKLVLKINGEKAWFFHGDVFDVTMQNSKWLAKMGAVGYDTLILINSFVNWCLTKMGREKMSFSQRIKKRFKDAVKFINDFETTAAGLAIDKGYAYVVCGHIHQPEMREISNSKGKVLYLNSGDWVESLTALEYNMGQWSIFNYRTDYKEQPDEPDDFEDAFDTEDLNDMLDIKSLLIQFKLDTE
- a CDS encoding glycosyltransferase family protein, translating into MKILYAIQGTGNGHLSRSMDVVPCLLKHGEVDVLVSGIQGDLTLPFPIKYKLRGLSFIFGKSGGVSLWKTAAKTNFRKLRKEINTLPVEKYDLVINDFEPVSAWACYFKNKPCISLSHQSAVLAPDSPKPEHEDMMGKLILNNYAPNTAAYGFHFASNGHTIFTPVIRKQVREQKITDKGHYTVYLPSYDDRRLIKRLSVYKAVKWDVFSKHNKKQFTIGNITVQPINNEKFTQSMASSSGVLCGAGFETPAEALFLGKKLLVIPMKNQYEQHLNAAALKVMGVPVVKSLKPKYLETIFDWLENGQVIPVDYPDITQQIVDMILQKHTSSGITNKSPEITNGA
- a CDS encoding GH1 family beta-glucosidase, with product MELNDTDLLSRDQFGESFKWGVSTAAYQIEGGHDTDEKGLSIWDIFTAKSGSIANGHNANIACDFYNRYPEDIALVKELNIPNLRFSLSWPRIMPEGTGKVNQKGIDFYNRVIDSCLENGIEPWITLYHWDLPHELEMKGGWVNRDIISWFAEYVEVCAKNFGDRVKHWMVMNEPMVFTGAGYFMGLHAPGKKGLPNFLPAAHHAILSMAEGGRVLRNLLPDAEIGTTFSCSYIEPYTAGPKDFAAAKRADALLNRLFIEPVLGLGYPREDLPVLKKLHKYIQPGDEEKMKFDFDFIGVQNYTREVVKHSIFVPYLNAVLVKAQNRKVPLTAMGWEIYPPSIYHMLKKYGAYEGVKKIYITENGAAFTDQPVNGEVKDDQRIQYINDHLKQVLNAKNEGVNVRGYFVWTLLDNFEWAEGYHPRFGLVHVDFDTQQRIIKASGHWYKSFLQGQ